TTGACTCCAGTCAACACTTCtattacaataaaacaattttaacaaCTAATGCCTTTTCAATTAATGTATTTCTCTAGGAAACACGAGAGCTTCAAGACCAGATCACAGATCTCCAAAAGGAAAGACTTGGtactttctattttatttttactttctgACTTtatatggtctttttttttttttttcagctctaGAGTGGCAGTCTAATATTGTACAGGGTTGTGTTTCCTCAAGAATCCTCACATCTTAAAACAATTTTGTGACCAGATGAAACATCTAGTccaattgttttttaaaagaaaattacacTAATATTTTCAATACCAATCTTGGAATGCTACACAATAACTACATCTTTTCCTTGTTTTCCTAGATCTAAAAGGACAGATAAAGAAGAAAATGCAGGAGATAAATGAGTTGAAACAGGTCAAGGAAAATCAGGGAGAGGTTCAGCAGAGGGCTAAGGAAAGAGCTGAAGCAGTCCTACAGAAATATCAGAAGGTCACAACCATTTTACAAAATGTGCTCCGGGTATGTGCCTTCTCAAAgtattgtttgcttgtgtaattCTCATCATTTCTGTCTAGGTAGCTATTTTTTGGAACCCTGTGTACTTTAAAACCTGTTTGTCAAACACATCTTTCCTCTTTTTCAGGGAATTATACTTGCCAGTAAAGTGAACTGGAGAGATGATCCTAAATTAAGAGACATTGCAATGGGACTGGAGAACATACCCAACTGAAGAGGGCCTATTTGAACACTGGTCTCCCACCACTAAAtactgttaataaaatatgtagttGCCTTTTAATGAAATCCAAGTGTATCCAGAAAACAACCTCATTGTTAATGTTCATGGGAGCagcaaaacacattttctgtacatttatgcaaaattgtaatttttcctTTTAGTGACTGATATGGAAAGGATCTTTCAATAAGCTTGCTGTATATTTAAGCTTTTTTACCAGCTCATTTAAGTCTATTAGAATGTTTAAAGAATCATTCTCAAAGTGTGATCGACAGTGATATTAGACTAAATTAACAAAATTTGCAAATTAATtagctttttaaataaagttcatACTGATGAATGAACTGACAATATATTGTGCCATTTACTCATGTGTATCCAATTACTTTCTGTTCTAAAGTGACTAATTGATTTATTAAGCAATTTATTTTCCATCTATTTTAAGTGAAAATATTTCATACAGACAATAACATACAGACATGATTTAATGAACAAAGTTCAAAAACAGAAATCTAGTAAAAAAAGAAGAGTACATCCATATCATATTTTCACAACCTGTCCTGCTATACATGGACTCACTCTCTTCCCTTCTACCAGCACAGGATTTGGCTGAATGAGCAACCGTCCATAAGTCCCACCCACATGTCCTTTAGTGAGACGGCCAGGATTGACACATACACAGCCAATCACATCCTGAGAACGAATAACAAATTATGTAATGAGCACAAATGACAGATGTTTAGTTACACGGGgcttcaaaagtaacactccaggttcaatacaagttaagcttaatcaatagcatttgtggcataacgttgattaccacaaaaattattttagactcgtcccttgttttctttaaaaatttttttacaaaaaataaagcaaaaatcaaatttacactgaggcacttacaatggaagtgaatggtgccaatctttggagggtttaaaggaagaaatgtgaagcttttgattttataaaagcacttacagtaatttttctgttaaaactcatgtattattcaagctgttaagttgtttaaatcctcattttagggtttgttgacattacatcatcatggcaatgaagctgtaaaattagctatacctttacacagaaaagtgtgattttatcacactaaaatcatgtctacacacattgtttatgtcttgtggctacacttttgaaacggtgagtattttaactaggAGTTGGAGCTGCCGCTCAGCTTAAGAAAAACTTGCATgtcaagcgtctttaaaggaaacatcccgacgttacatcttaaatgcagttatatttaatgcattatagctttattaaagttcaaataatatggaagcagatcatgtaaataactatttaagcagattgaaactgcacccggctgaggcactctgtcgcggggacgctcgtccctcgagcacGCAGCTAGATTAACGTGATGGCTcaagacttattgaatcataatatgtcactgtgcatttcttatagtGAAGAAAaatggcaatatgcagctttattaataagagtgaGTTtgcttttttgtgagttaaagatggattgaagtgaacagaaaggtgagagagggtagtctttaccccattataaacaaacaaaatacatttttgatttgttttccaatataaatatctaaaactcctttaaaacaacatcaatttttctttagcagctatactgcagaagaaaaaattgttatctgagaatgttgaatattaaaaatattaaaatatctaaaaatcctttaaataaagatgcattcacctgagcagcagcatataagatgtttagacttgcttttagggaatagatcttgaatataagtatattttgtctctactgcactcgcagaagtataaccaagtgaaaaaatacacttatatataaaatacacttgtatttaagatacattctcttaaagcaagtcttaatatcttatatgttgcttctcaagtaaatgtatcttgttttaaggatttttagacaattataaatggaaaacaagacaaaaacacttgataacaatttctttactgaattaaacttaataaaaagtatttcttCCCttaaattcagtgaatgtcatttaaagatgattttgtcctctttattgttagtaagcatgtttaatacaaccttttaagtcggggcacaaactgaataatcgtttaagagctaatgattaatcattgcagtaatcgccgaataatcgttctaataatcgttagattaatcaattatcaaaataatcgttagtttcagctctaattttaacatttacagattggcaccattcacttccattgtaagtgcctgactgtaacccagaattttgctatatatttttttttttttaaagaaaagaagggacgagttggaatacatttttgtggtaataaacattatgtcacaaatgctgttgataaagCTCAACTTGtcttgaacctagaatattccattcaaaaacactttcaaGATGTAATCATTTACCTTGATGAAATAACGAAGTTCAGAAGGAACGATAAGGAAATCAGGTGTGATGGCCATTTGGCCAAAATGTTGAAACTTCTCATAATCCATGTTAACTTCCTCTGCAGGAGGATAGAGTGGATAGTAGCTAAAAGAACATAATAAAATGGAAACATTGAGTAACATGTACAACTGTACATCTAACAAGCAGCAGAGAGGAGTAGAGACAAGATTTTACTACTACTCatgtctgaggtcattttcattttaaaatcaaattaatattttgcactagtggtcgaccgatatgtttttttttttttaatggccgatgctgatatacAGAGAGCAGAgtggctgataggccgatacaatgccgatatatcacacaatttaacacagtaaataacaaacataaaattgctataaaaaaaaaaatcaaactcttatttagcactatatttactaaatttcacacaaaacattaactttttaaaatacaatattattattttttttacatggtagatagcagtttcttctgatttctgtttagtcatcaaattttagtaatttatttgcacatgaagaaattgttcatatattaggaagaaggaaataacagtagacacgtagtccagcaaccatagatggcatgtgcgcattaacaattgcatttaaaaaaaaaaaaaaaaaaaaaaacaattgtacatACGGtgaatagtgaataagacatttacttgtaGCAcatgtgaagtgcttttactttgaagttgacTCACGTGCTCATGAAGATCCAgtgcgagcagcagcaatcttCTAACaatttaaatggcctggatcacctgcttggattgtcatggagtgaccatcatgatttgagaATCAGAAGAACTTTTggtcctgatcctgaagttttgattctggctgatagaatacgcgcttcaggaggaagatattagatgagcgctcaacatgaagaaaatgcaggattttcatgaggttcatgaattatATCATTTTTAACGAGATacctgcatatttgcagatggtatgtaatagaagttttattgatatttgccttttatcattaaaaatgttacagggaactgttgaggagagactgttagaatacatgctttagaggaagatttatgaggattccacaggatgctggatctgctaaAGTTGTGTgagtttattacatctgtttaaacgagatatgtgcatatttgcagacgataTATAATatcagttttattgatatttgtctttttaatcattagacaagacagttaaaagttacagggaactgttgaggatagGGAGAATGAAACCGGcaagcattttaacattatgagctcaaacacgtctgttgtggctctgatatgcggaccgtttaaattacACTGttttgcacaccagtctattattgtagtaacaactaaacaaaccatgactggtcgtttccatgtctcagtcgctttacatgcaagcaggcgattctcggcgcccttaagaaacaaatcggccaaacgggaaaatatATCTATAGTTATCAGCCTCggcgatatatcagtcgaccactatttTGTACTAACCTTCTCTGGGTTAACATGTGTTTCATGATCCGTGAGAAACGTTCTGTGCCTGTGCCACTGTGAAATCATGGTAAAACTGAATCAGTGCTTGTGATCACTCATTcttttaaagacatatttttccaattcaaaacacaaaaaaatgaatgaaatcatGAATCATAACCAACTGTAAGAGAGTAAATTGTATACAAACTTCCAACTCACTCTAATTCTTAAAGAAACCAGTGCCACATGCACTGTAAATGTACATGTCAGTTGTATGTTGCTTTTCATGCCATAAGTTACCTGCTGATTTCTTCCGCTCCCATATGAAACAGAATGTCTGTAGAGGTCAGGCCAAAGGTAACATTACCAATGAGGAGAGTGCATGGGTCAGGAGCTAAGGTTACTCGCTAAAGGTGGAAAACAAATATTGGACAACATAAGTTGAAAGAGAAATTTCAGTTATTTCGTTTAAGACATTATGAATGAATAACTGCCCTTATGATTAATTTACTGGCGTACAATCACTCAAAGAGATGTAAAACATTCAACCACCGGTATTCAGGAAGAGTGAagcaaacaaacttgtttttataattGTGCTTTGTAATGCACTTTAATTGTGTATAACATTCAGCCTCACCACTGAATCATCCTTGCTGAGGCTGGACAGGCTGAACGGTGGCTGAGGATAAATGTAATGGTGATGAACATCTCTCTGAGAAGGCACAAACACCAACCTGCATCTCGttctaaaacaataatttatgtGATGAATAAAGGTAAACACTGCCCccccaaaaatttttttttacaaattggtgagcaatatcacaaaaatatgtaaaaaataaataccctTTGGTTCCCTCCACAATACTGTCCACACATCTCTTGAAGATAGTTTCAAATGTTTCCGTTACCTggtttttctatttaaaaacaTTGACATGAAGTGATCGCATTGTGGTAATGATGAATAATGTTAATATAGGAATTTAAAATACATACAGAATCTGGTTTACCTCTATCTGTTCATGTTTGGAATCAACAAAAGGCCCAaactatgaagaaaaaaaaaaaagtttactattAGCTGAAATGCAGCAATTCAAAGCATAAAAATGTCCAGAAAAGCTGTCACACTGTCAAATGATTTAAGCTGTAATAAACTGCTTATTAGATCACAACATCAGAGGAATAAGTATGGAGCTGTGCCCACCAGAATGCAGACATCAGGACGATCTTTGTTGATGATAGTAATGAGGTCAAGCAGGGGGTCATATGTCAGGCTGTCAGAGGGAGTGTACGGTCCACAGGCCATCATCACCATGACAGGCTCAGATACTGTGAGAGGAAAACGAGAACTGCAATGAACTTTTTATTTATGAAGGGTTTAATTTGAGCTAAGTAATCGATAAGGATGTTCTTGATTCATTTCGACCAATGGCTAGGTTATTACCTTCATCCATTTCTTGTTTCACTTCAGGAGGAGAATAGAAAGGTAAGGACAAACCCTGGAAGACATGCAAATTATATAATAGAGAGCCAACAAACAATTTTGTCTTGTATAACCAAACTCCTCCAAAATCATGTTTAGATTCTGAGGCGAAAGCTGACCATATTCccaaaatacaaaaaagtatacatttttataaattaatattaaacagATTATAAACAGGGCTAGACTAAAAATTATCATCAATGAGAGGTACCTCATATAGTTTGGTGGCAACAAACTTCTCTCCAGAAGTATTCATACCTTCCATAACAACAACCTGTAAAAcagagcgagcgagcgagagagagagagatcagcagCTTGTAACAGCAGCTGAGGCAAATTCCCTAATAATATATGCCAAACACACAGTATTGCATTTAAAagtaacaaacataaaatatatcAAGCACTTAATTTGCTTGACCAGTGTGTATGTGAGCCTCACTTGTCCAGGGAAGAGTGAGAACTCTCTGAGCTCTGAGAGATCCACAGGCACCTGTCTGCCTCCCTGTTCATGCCCGGCCTCAAGCAGCACAGACTGGGCATTTAGCTTCCCGTTACTGTCACAACACACCTGCCCCAGTACTGTGATGCTGTcctgcagaaaaagaaaaaaaagaccatGCCATCTTACTGCCCAGTCTAATCTGGGCTCAAATATTTAGGGACTTGGTTTGAGAGAataggtctgcaacccgacccgggcccgacAGGAACTGAGAACCCGCCGGGTTTCGggctgggttcgggtcagtttttcaggTAGGACTTCGTGTTTGGGTTTgtaataaacaggcctaccaaacttgtttcgcgcacacacacgctctcactcacagacacacgtgAACAGATGAGTTAGgcgccgttcacaccaaacgtgtttttgcgtgtgtCTGCTTTGTTTTTCcaatgttttcctatgtaaacacatgctggatggacGCCTTTTATTGTTGCACCGCTTCTTgcacaggaccggcacatttttagacaccatgtcaagttaaaaagaacttaaagtttcaaaaacgcatgtcgagacaacTGCGTTAtgtttcatttgttgtgctgcgCCTAGATCATTTTGAGTGAAGGTGTCGCGTTCAGGCTAAAAAGAGGTGACGgttacattgtttaacattattccagattgttctgtaccaagcaaagtttcagcgcatgATAAACAGTAAGGCAAGGATTTTTTCCATTCTGCTCTACAGCACTGAGGGGccgccatgccttgttaaaactgtgtatgtttactgtcacaatactgttacaaatgttgcatatgatgcttacataaaatacagcctattgcaaaagtacttgctaggagattttttttaaagagagtaAGCAATtttgggttcgggcttaaaatctgacggtaccaTTAGTGCCAGATAGGGTCAGGCACACGGACTTGGGTActggtcgggtttcattttaagacccatgcagacctctattcCCCTTTATTGTAATGATATCAGTGCTTGTACCTGAACAGGTAATGAAACTGGAGAGAACTCCTCTATGTTGAAGTGAGTCCGCAACTCTTCTCCAAGCTCTTCAATCTTCCCAGTTAGAACTAGCACAGAGAACAGAGGGAATTAATTTATAGTCAGTAGTAAGGTATCAATGCCAGTACTATTATGCAAGTCTGTGCCGACATCCTCCAAGTGTTTACAAACACAAATCTACTTCCTGCCGTTTAGATAGCGTGATTTCTAATTAGGGATGAGAATCGtgaggaatttaacaattctggttctgattccttAGAAATTCCATTAATGGTTCTTTGACTGCTTGGAGACCCCCTTCCCCCAAAAAACTATGTACCTAATTT
This is a stretch of genomic DNA from Myxocyprinus asiaticus isolate MX2 ecotype Aquarium Trade chromosome 24, UBuf_Myxa_2, whole genome shotgun sequence. It encodes these proteins:
- the LOC127414823 gene encoding DNA polymerase alpha subunit B-like, yielding MATVTAEEIKSELDTFNIAFNDETVDKMLEQCLCHRLKGDEIVCEWFAFSSTKDQLPLTLDNLEQFKHEILNKKKMPKGSSKASQITRTRDINSIQELIRAEEEEESMLDSYSTPAKGSQKRALTTPEHPQSKRGVARLASPSLMLSPASFSPSATPSQKYGMRGGRGEVVSTFGTVQGPRWAGKGQSSVRVEMLERREDSLTSSYKYMFQRLRDVRDVLTGKIEELGEELRTHFNIEEFSPVSLPVQDSITVLGQVCCDSNGKLNAQSVLLEAGHEQGGRQVPVDLSELREFSLFPGQVVVMEGMNTSGEKFVATKLYEGLSLPFYSPPEVKQEMDEVSEPVMVMMACGPYTPSDSLTYDPLLDLITIINKDRPDVCILFGPFVDSKHEQIEKNQVTETFETIFKRCVDSIVEGTKGTRCRLVFVPSQRDVHHHYIYPQPPFSLSSLSKDDSVRVTLAPDPCTLLIGNVTFGLTSTDILFHMGAEEISSGTGTERFSRIMKHMLTQRSYYPLYPPAEEVNMDYEKFQHFGQMAITPDFLIVPSELRYFIKDVIGCVCVNPGRLTKGHVGGTYGRLLIQPNPVLVEGKRVSPCIAGQVVKI